In Phaenicophaeus curvirostris isolate KB17595 unplaced genomic scaffold, BPBGC_Pcur_1.0 scaffold_127, whole genome shotgun sequence, the genomic stretch ggacacacatgGGGGGTGTCACAGCCACGGCCTGACAGGCCACGACCCCTCCCAACCCACCCccaggggaaaagggggggcaatggggtctgggggggggggcagtcctgggagggggaaatgggggcaggggggttggaggggctggggggttgggggggggcaatgggggcaggggggttggaagggctggggggggcaatggggttttgaggggcctgggatttgggggggggggttggcaATGGGTCCCTTGGGGAGCGGGGGTCCCAGCTTtgttgggggggtgggaggagagaaggaggtggctatggggggggggggtgtcactGGATGGGCTGGGGATTCATTGCAGGGAGTccagggggggttggggtctctggggggtgtCACTGGGGGTGCTACTGGGGGGGTCAttggggaggtttgggggttaCTGGGGGTCACTGGAGTTCACTGGGGAGTTTGGGGGCTCACTGAGGAGGTCATGGGGGGGTTGAGGATCActgggaggtttgggggtgacTAGGAGTCACTGGGGAGGTTTAGGGGTCACTGAGGGTCACTGGGATTCactgggggggtttggggggtcactAGGGGGGTTACTGGGGGTCattggggatttgggggtcactggggaggtttgggagcaactgggagttCACTAGGAGGTcgttgggggttttggggctcaCTGGGGAGGTCATGGGGGGACGGGTGTCattgggggtcactgggggtttgggggtcactggAGGGGGTGGGATCACTGGGGGAGGTCATGGGGGGTTAGGGGCCACTGGGGGGTCACTgagggaggtttgggggtcacTGTGGGGGTTACTGGGGGGCCATTGGGTGTTGGGGCCTCACTGGGAATGTCAGGGGGGGTTGGGTGTCACTGGGGGTGTTGGGAGTgactgggggtgactggggaggtttgggggtgacTGGGGGTGACTTGGGGGTCGCTGGGGAGTCTTGGGATCACCGGGAGGGTAATGGGTGagtttgggggtcactggggggttACTAGGGGGTcattgggggttttggggctcaCTGGGAAGGTCATGGGGGGGGTGTCACTGGGGGGGTTGGGTGTTACTGGGAGGGTTGGGGGTGACTGGGGGTGACTGAGGAGGTTTAGGGGTGACTAGGTGTGactggggaggtttgggggtgactgggggtgactggggggGCTCTCACCGATGTGTCCGGGCAGCGGCGAGTGGGGCCGCGGGAGGGTGGGGGAGGTGCTGGTCAGGATCAGGCTCTTCCTGTTGCTGGTGCGGCAGCtgggggggggtggagggggggtaggggtcggggggggcaggacacccccaggacccccccctccttccctgaaCGCGATCACAGCACCCAAAGGTGCCTGAGGGGgaacccatagcccccccatccccacaataaaaggaggggggggaaaggaggaggaggaaggaaggagggaggtgaggatgaaggagggagaggatggggatggagaatgATGAAGGCTGAGGATAcaaaggaggatgaggatgatgaagaTTGTGAAGGGTGAAGGCTGAGAATGGAagagggatgaggatggagagggatgaggatggggatggaaggAGGATGAGGATAGTGTGGGGATGAAGGCTGAGGGAGGCAAGGATGAAGGATGGAGAtgaaggaggggaaggatgaggatggagagggatgAAGGTTGAGGATAcaaaggaggatgaggatggagaagggatgaAGATGGAGAGAGGTGAAGATTGAGCATGGAAAGGGAATGAGGATAGAAGACGATGAAGGCTGAGGATGGAGAAGATGATGAGGATAGAGAGGGGGATGAAGGCTGAGGATGGAGAAGATGATGAGGATAGTGAGGGGGATGAAggctgaggatgaggaggaaaaggggtgAGGATGGTGACAAGAACAGAGAAGGACGAAGGCAACGGATtaggaagggatggaggatgaagatggggaAGGTGAGGATGAGAACAGAGAGGGATGAAGGCTGAAGGTGGAGgggggatgaggatggtgagggaTGAAGGCTGAGGATAGGGAAGGGCAGGGggatgatgaggatgaggatggagggagTGAGGATTGTGATGGGGATAAAGAGGGATGAaggctgaggatgaggatggagaagggatggagaaggtggaTGAGGATGGATGAAGGCTGAGGATGGaaagaggatgaggatggggatgaaggcTGAAGATGGGGATGCAGACAGAGAGGGATGAAGGCTAAGGATGAAAGATGGGGATGAAAAAcgaggatggaggagaaggaggataGGAGGATaacaaggatgaggatggagggggATGAAGCCAAGGATGGCAAATGAGTATgcggaagggaagggatggaggatgcagttgatgatgatgatgggggggggggctgaagGCCGCGGTGGAAGATGGGGCCCCAGCCTAACCCGAGTGGCATTGGGGGGACTAGGGGTAGCgatgggggggcactggggggcgcgggggggcaACTGGGGCACAATGGGGGGGGGTGATGGGAGGCAACGAGGAGTGCGGGAGGGCAGtggggtgggggttggggtcTCACCTGCTGCTCTTCCGCGGCAAAGGCAAATCCTTCTGTGGAACgggatgggggggggacacagcctgagccccctcccccccccccaacagcGCTTTGGGGGGGCCCAGGCCCaggctccatccccatccccctcGCAGCCCCTCCCGGTACCGCATCACCCGCACCATCGCTGACCCCGCCCGGCCCGGCCTTCCCGGTACCGGGGATGCatccccccccttccccccacctccccggTACCGACCCCACCCGGTAccgacccccccctccccggtaCCCGCCCTGCCCGGTATCAGCCCTGTCGTACCGACCCCCCCTCTGGTACCGACCACCCTCTGGtaccgaccccccccccccccggtacCGACCACCCCCTTTCGATACCGGTCACCTCGCTCCGGTATcaacccccccctcccctcccgccccccGCACCGGTTGCCAAtaagcgcccccccccccggtacctgcagccgccgccgccggatCACACCCGAGTCGTCCATGGCGGTGCcggttggggggggggtttggggagctCCCTCACCCCCtcaacccaaaccccaaaacccgtAGCGCCCCCCCCTCTTCCACCCCCCCTCTTTTCAGCCGCCCGCCGCCATCGTCCACAGCGAAGGgaccccggccccgccccgccccttggccccgccccccggccccaCCCAGACCCGCCTCAAAACGGgatgggggggggaagaaaCGTTCGGAGAAGGGGGGACTCTGGGGGGGGCGGATTAACCCCTGCGCTGCCGGGACCCCAAGCTCCTCACCGCCCCCCCCAATTGGCGCCGTTCACACCATTGAAAGACCCTTAAGCGCTGTCCGCGGTGCTGAAGTCAAGCACCACCCCCCATTCTGCGCTGTCCGTGGTGCTGAAGCGCCGCATTCGGCGCTGTCCGCGGTGCTGAATCGAAgtgcctccccccccccaattcgGCGCTGACCACTGTGATGAATCGCTTAACCCCCGCCTCCCCTCGTTCATGGTGCTGTAtcgtgccccccacccccttggCGCTGTGCGCTGTGCTGAATCGCCATCCCCCTCTTCTGCGCTGGACCCGGTCCTAAATCgcatcccccctcccccccaaattCGGCGCTGACCACGGTGATGAATCGCTTAACAGCCCCCCCCACTGCCCATGATGCTGAAtcgtgtgtgtccccccccctcaTTCGGTGTTGTCCGCGGTGAGGAATCGCCATCCCCATTCGGTGTTGAATCCTTTCAAGCCCTTCGCTCCCCCGCAGCCCTCGGTGCTGAATCGCCCTCGCCCCCCCTGGTTTTGTCGCCTTCCGCTGTGCTGAATCGTggccccccgcccccctcccaGCGCTGTCCAcggtgatcatagaatcataaggttagaaaagacccacaggatcattgagtccaaccattgctatcaaatgATGAAGCGATGAATCGAAGCGGCTTCCCCCACCCTCAAATCGGCCCTGACCGTGGTAATAAATTGcttaacccccccccccactgtCCGTGGTGCAGAATCATTCTCggccccaccccctccccctcaCTTTGGCTCTGTCCGTGATGccgagccccctcccctccccactgTCTGTGGAGCTGGATCTGCACACCCCACACTCCCACCTTGGCATTGTCAGTGCTGCTGACCCCCCCCCACAGTCCGTGGACCTGAATCGTGCCCCCCCCCTTGCCAGTATCCATGGAGCTGACCCCCCCCACCCGTCCGTGGAGCTGAAACCCCCTTGGCGCTGTCCGCGGTGCTGAATCCCCCCGGCGCTGTCCGCGGTGCTGAAGCAGCCGCACCCCGATCCCCCCCTCTCCGCCCGCGGTGATGACATCACGGTCCCCAAAAGCCCTGAAATGACACCAAAAagagggggttgggggctgCTTAGGAGACCCCGGCGGGGtgttcccctttcctcctcccccccaccGGGATTAGACCCCTAATCCGTGGGATTGAGGACACGGTCATTTCCAGGCACCCGGCCAGGCCTGattaatggggggggggggaaggcagtgtcggggggcggggggcacaGGCCTATGGTGGGGGGATAAGTTCACGGGTGTCACCTCAAACTCCACCACAGGGGGGTCTCTGCATCACCCCCCCCCCGCAAAATGCCCCCAAACGCTGCTGACCCCCTCAgccctccttccttcccagccCCCCCTTCCATGTGACACCCCCTAAATGCTACAGCCAATGCCTCCCACaaccttccccccccccaaaaaaagtgcattttctttatgaaaaaacAGCATTTGGCTTTATTTGTGGGGGGTGGTGTGTCCCTGTTCCAGGGTGGGGGGGTCACAGCTCAGCCAGAGGCCGCAGGTTTCGCTCCTGGAAGAAGCGGTGGGGGGCGCGGCGGGGGGGGGTCCGGGCAAAGTAGGAGAGGAGCGAGGAGGGGGCGGCGGGGTCTGCCTGGTGGTCCTCATCAGCCCTGAGGTGtaggaggggggggaaaaagatcAAAGACCCCCACCCTGTATCCCCCACGCCTCCATAGCCTCTCCCTTGGACCCCCCCAGTCCACAGCAGCCCCCTTGCCACCCCCCAATCCTTTGATGGGGACCCCCCAATCCTGCAGCAGCCCCCTCCGTCCCCCCCCAGTTTCCCCTGTACCATGCTTCCCCCCGCACCCCCCACCATTCcatgccccccccgccccccataCCACTCCATGCCCCCCCCCAcaagccccccccagcccttaCCACTCCACGGGGACCCCCTCACGccgcagcagctcctgggcCGTCCCCCAGCTGAAGCGCACGAACCCCGGGAACCCGAACACCGGCTGGAGGTGTCGCCGCAGCCACTGCTTCGTCTTAGGGTCTGGGAGGGGGTGGGAAACAAGGGGGGGGTGTTGGGACctacccctcagacccccccccccaaaatccccaggatccccacatccccctggATGCCGCTGGCTGGAGCTAAAGCTTCATCTTGGTATCTAGGGGTGGGGGAGGTGGGACAGTGAGACCCCCCCTGACCACCCCAAGACCCCCTcatgcaccccaaaacccccaggtGTCTTGcccaccccccccatcccccttgGACCCCCTGTGATCCCCCCTGTCTGGGGCAGGACAAAGGGGGGGGTGTTGGGAttgtggggacccccccccccaggacaaTGGGGGGACTCTGGCACATTGAgactcccccagctccccccacgcaaccccaaaatccccacatccccctggACCCGCCCCcggctggagatgccaccacagCCACTGCTTCATCAtgctgggggagggggaaattGGGACATTGGGAccccccctcagacccccccggACGTCCCCCCCCCCTCGTGCCCCCCTACCGTTGGGGTACCCCGAGCCATAATCGCGGTCGatctcccccaaatcctcctcaaATTTCCAGTGCTTCACGGCGCAGTCCCGGGCCacctggggggggtggggacagtgggatttggggggggtccctaggATTGGGGGGGCaccaggatttgggggggggagtCCCTAGGATTGGGGGGGCACCAGGATTTGGGAAGGGTCTCTAGGATTGGGGGGGCACCAGGATTTGGAGGGTGTCCCTAGGATTGGGGGAGCACCAGGATTTCGGGGGTGGGGGGCATAGAGAGAttgggaggggacagggatttggggggggtccctaggATTGGAAGGGCACCAGGATTTAGGGGGGGGTGTCCCTAGGATTGGGGGAGCACCAGGATTTCGGGGGGGGGCGCGCATAGAGAGATTGGAAGGGGACAGGGATTTGGGGAGGTagaagggctggggggggcccagaaggatttggggggggcacgggggggacttggggggcagcaCTtaaggagggtctgggggggattAAAGGGATTTTGCTGGGGGGGGTCAGCTGGTAGGTCACTTTAGGGGTACAGGGGGGTCAgtttgggggggcttggggTCTCAGTTCAGGGGGTCTTGGGGttcagagggtttggggggggtcttgggggtcacTTTGGGGAATCTCAGAGGGGtcagagggtttgggggggtcagtttgggggtcccagggggagaatcagagggtttgggggggttctgggggtcaaTTTGGGGATCTCAGGGGGGTCAGAGAGTTTGAGGGGGTCAGTGGGTTTggtgggggtcttgggggtcacTTTGGGGAATCTCGGGGGGGGtcagagggtttgggggggtcagttTGGGGGTCTCAAGGGGGGTCAGAGGTTTTGAAGGGGGTCAgtctgggggtcccagggggtagGTCAGAGGGTTTGAGGGGGTCATTTTCGGGGTGAGTCAGTTTGGAGGGGGGTCAGAGGGACTCGGGGTGGTCCTGGGGGTCACTTTGGGGGTCACTTTGGGGgtcagagggatttgggggggggggctcagtttgggggggttctcGTGGGTCAGATGGGtttgaaggggctccaggagtcAATTTGGGGATCTCAGGGGCTTTGAGGGGGTCACTCTGGGAGGGATTCAGAGGGATTTTGACAGGGGGTGTCAGTTTTGGGGGTGTCAGTTTTTGGGGGGCCCCCACCTTGGCGCAGATGCTGGCGGCGCTGACGACCGGGAAGAGCCCGTCGGCTTTGGGGCTCACGGTGACCTTGAGCGACGGGAAGAGCGCGCGCAGCCGCGCCGAGAACTTGGCCGCGGGGCCCACGGTGTCCACGAACacctgggggaccccaaaaatcagcccaagaaccccaaaaatcaggcccgggaccccaaaatcagccCTAAGGGCCCCAGCATCAGCCCCGGAATCCCAATATCACCCCGGGGAACCAAAAAATAAGCCCTAAGGGCCACAAAATCACCCCAGCGACTCCAAAAATCACCTCGGGGACCCCAACA encodes the following:
- the RNASEH2A gene encoding ribonuclease H2 subunit A isoform X2; this encodes MALSRVRRDPAGEARFGSPVPELCRTRPCALGVDEAGRGPVLGPMVYGLCYCPIERLEELEAMGVADSKTLSEGERERRFGLLEAASDVVGWGLHLLPPQHISACMQQRAKYNLNELSQDTVAGLIQFALDEGVQVAEVFVDTVGPAAKFSARLRALFPSLKVTVSPKADGLFPVVSAASICAKTLRRSSGCGDTSSRCSGSRGSCASAGGRPRSCCGVRGSPWSGLMRTTRQTPPPPPRSSPTLPGPPPAAPPTASSRSETCGLWLSCDPPTLEQGHTTPHK
- the RNASEH2A gene encoding ribonuclease H2 subunit A isoform X1 — protein: MALSRVRRDPAGEARFGSPVPELCRTRPCALGVDEAGRGPVLGPMVYGLCYCPIERLEELEAMGVADSKTLSEGERERRFGLLEAASDVVGWGLHLLPPQHISACMQQRAKYNLNELSQDTVAGLIQFALDEGVQVAEVFVDTVGPAAKFSARLRALFPSLKVTVSPKADGLFPVVSAASICAKVARDCAVKHWKFEEDLGEIDRDYGSGYPNDPKTKQWLRRHLQPVFGFPGFVRFSWGTAQELLRREGVPVEWADEDHQADPAAPSSLLSYFARTPPRRAPHRFFQERNLRPLAEL